Proteins encoded together in one Spirochaetota bacterium window:
- the folD gene encoding bifunctional methylenetetrahydrofolate dehydrogenase/methenyltetrahydrofolate cyclohydrolase FolD, whose product MAAQILDGNATAKSIRLEIASEVAGLKRKPKLVVILVGDNPASKVYVGMKAKACAEVGFGSEKFALPATTSEAELLALIDKLNADNNIDGILCQLPLPKQISEHKVLERISTAKDVDCFHPMNVGYLTSGDPFVKPCTPAGVIEIMKRYGIEMKGKHAVVAGRSNIVGKPLAQLLLAEHATVTICHSRTVDLAAVCKSADILCAAIGKPEMIKGDWVKEGAVVIDVGVNRVDDTSEKGYKLVGDVAYAEAAAHASFITPVPGGIGPMTIAMLMKNTLELYKKRI is encoded by the coding sequence TTGAGATAGCCTCCGAGGTAGCGGGGCTCAAACGCAAGCCGAAACTGGTGGTGATCCTCGTCGGGGATAACCCCGCATCGAAGGTATATGTCGGGATGAAGGCAAAGGCCTGCGCCGAGGTCGGTTTCGGGAGCGAGAAATTCGCTCTCCCTGCAACAACGAGCGAAGCTGAATTGCTTGCGCTTATCGACAAACTCAACGCTGATAACAACATCGACGGCATACTCTGCCAGCTCCCGCTCCCCAAGCAGATAAGCGAGCATAAGGTGCTTGAGCGCATATCGACAGCGAAGGATGTGGACTGCTTCCATCCGATGAACGTGGGATATCTCACGAGCGGGGACCCGTTCGTCAAGCCGTGCACGCCGGCCGGTGTCATCGAGATAATGAAGCGCTACGGCATCGAGATGAAAGGGAAACATGCGGTCGTCGCGGGGCGGAGCAATATCGTGGGCAAGCCCCTCGCGCAGCTCCTCCTCGCTGAACACGCAACGGTAACGATATGCCATTCGCGAACGGTGGACCTCGCCGCAGTGTGCAAAAGCGCCGATATTCTCTGCGCGGCCATAGGCAAACCCGAAATGATAAAAGGCGATTGGGTGAAAGAGGGTGCCGTCGTCATCGATGTCGGCGTGAACCGTGTTGACGATACGAGCGAAAAAGGATATAAACTTGTGGGCGATGTCGCGTATGCGGAAGCCGCAGCGCACGCATCGTTCATCACACCGGTGCCGGGGGGGATAGGCCCCATGACGATAGCGATGCTCATGAAGAATACATTGGAACTGTACAAGAAACGGATCTGA